In Fusobacterium necrogenes, the following proteins share a genomic window:
- a CDS encoding type IV secretory system conjugative DNA transfer family protein, whose translation MTKKKKIAIIIYLLMFPISITLATQIFAKYVGYAKGLGEPLFIINKIPFYPPFKIIEWQIYRNQAPIAFEKALTSGGITLVIFVFLIGFLTKKKHVETSHGAASFATQDDIKKMKLLPKEKDILKSYDKEGMTQIYKEAIYNNFPDKIANEDFKTNGIVIGQDEKGNYLYDNQPGHVILAAQTGAGKGVGFVLPTLWTWKESSIINDIKGENWQLTAGYRKLLGHKVLKFDATSLNTVHFNPMAEIRKGTVYEYQEAKNIADTIVSPDKKTDRFFGPNGVEFLTGVILHVLYMVKERTANLTDVYRFLTTPTLTEEEKLKQMTWGEHNTTSDTGLFQKIYNNVITEKDGTLRPDVHPMVSGIGNDMLNRADNERSGIISTAKTELAIFADPVISRAVQYSDFKIKDLMNYDVPVDLYFVTPPKAIGITATLIKLLINQIIFILTDEMIISDSGQNENFKHRLLLMIDEFPAIGKIELLHKALAYVRGYGMKVALITQDLKQLYEIYGENNSILNNCKTQIFYTPSDDKTTTFIEQKLGKKTVEQQTKSWKGFKYFSDWNISTSYVGRSLMTFDEIQQLSDEESLIFITGQKPIHGKKIRWYKEEKFKLKAKYKAPEKSDIIQETR comes from the coding sequence ATGACTAAAAAGAAAAAAATAGCAATAATTATTTATTTATTAATGTTCCCTATTTCTATAACTTTAGCAACTCAAATTTTTGCTAAATATGTGGGATATGCTAAGGGATTAGGAGAGCCTTTATTTATAATAAATAAAATTCCTTTTTATCCTCCATTTAAAATTATTGAATGGCAAATATATAGAAATCAAGCACCTATAGCTTTTGAAAAAGCATTAACAAGTGGAGGAATAACTTTAGTAATTTTTGTATTTTTAATAGGATTCTTAACAAAGAAAAAACATGTAGAAACAAGTCACGGAGCTGCAAGTTTTGCAACACAAGATGATATAAAAAAAATGAAGTTATTACCCAAAGAAAAAGATATTTTAAAAAGCTATGATAAAGAGGGAATGACACAGATTTATAAAGAAGCTATCTATAATAATTTTCCCGATAAAATAGCAAATGAAGATTTTAAAACTAATGGAATAGTAATAGGACAAGATGAAAAAGGAAATTATTTATATGATAATCAACCCGGTCATGTTATATTAGCAGCACAAACTGGAGCAGGAAAAGGAGTAGGATTTGTACTTCCAACATTATGGACATGGAAAGAAAGCTCAATTATAAATGACATAAAAGGGGAAAACTGGCAGCTAACTGCAGGATATAGAAAACTATTAGGGCATAAGGTTTTAAAGTTCGACGCTACCTCATTAAATACTGTACATTTTAACCCTATGGCAGAGATAAGAAAAGGTACAGTTTATGAATATCAAGAAGCTAAAAATATAGCTGATACTATTGTTTCCCCTGATAAAAAAACAGATAGATTTTTCGGACCAAATGGTGTGGAGTTTTTAACTGGTGTAATACTTCATGTTTTATATATGGTGAAAGAAAGAACAGCAAATTTAACTGATGTATATAGATTTTTGACTACTCCAACATTGACAGAAGAAGAAAAATTAAAACAGATGACATGGGGAGAACATAATACAACTTCTGATACTGGATTATTTCAAAAAATTTATAACAATGTAATAACAGAAAAAGACGGAACATTAAGGCCTGATGTACACCCAATGGTTTCAGGGATTGGGAATGATATGTTAAATAGGGCAGATAATGAAAGATCAGGTATTATTTCAACTGCCAAAACTGAATTAGCTATATTTGCTGATCCAGTAATTTCAAGAGCTGTTCAATATAGTGATTTTAAAATAAAAGATTTAATGAACTATGATGTTCCAGTTGATCTATATTTTGTTACACCACCTAAAGCTATAGGAATTACAGCAACTTTAATAAAGTTGCTTATTAATCAAATTATCTTTATACTAACTGATGAAATGATAATATCTGATAGTGGACAAAATGAAAACTTCAAACATAGATTATTACTAATGATAGATGAGTTCCCTGCCATAGGGAAAATTGAACTTTTACATAAAGCTTTAGCATATGTAAGAGGATATGGAATGAAAGTAGCTTTAATTACTCAAGATTTAAAACAATTATATGAAATTTACGGAGAGAATAACTCTATTTTAAATAACTGTAAGACACAAATTTTCTATACCCCAAGTGATGATAAAACTACAACATTTATTGAACAAAAATTAGGAAAGAAAACTGTTGAACAACAAACTAAATCATGGAAAGGTTTTAAATACTTTTCAGATTGGAACATTTCAACATCTTATGTTGGTCGTAGCTTGATGACATTTGATGAGATTCAACAATTATCAGATGAAGAAAGTTTAATATTTATAACTGGACAAAAACCTATTCATGGTAAAAAAATAAGATGGTATAAGGAAGAAAAGTTTAAATTAAAAGCAAAATATAAAGCACCTGAAAAAAGTGATATTATACAAGAAACAAGATAA
- a CDS encoding type IV secretion system protein, protein MEDKRSYMQEVTPKKDTSSNPYSDWNDRYFKLNRSKRNWQIAFLVSSIITLFSLVIILKMSTQISVVPYIIEVDKELGIIRNIGDLRNIHYQPGDQNIIAVLNEHIKSTRAIPLDPVRYGKDIQEQYAFLTEVTQQKLLENIEKDNVQQKMKNRESRDINITSILKIREKTFQVRWIEKNYTENGNIYSENNMTGIFTVDFINPKELNENILILNPMGIVITDFSISRENF, encoded by the coding sequence ATGGAAGATAAAAGAAGTTATATGCAAGAAGTTACACCTAAAAAAGACACTTCTTCAAATCCGTATTCAGACTGGAATGATAGATATTTTAAATTAAATAGATCTAAAAGAAATTGGCAAATAGCTTTTTTAGTTTCAAGTATTATAACTTTATTCTCTTTAGTTATTATTTTAAAAATGTCAACACAAATTTCAGTAGTTCCATATATAATAGAAGTTGATAAGGAATTAGGGATTATTAGAAATATAGGAGATTTAAGAAATATTCATTATCAACCAGGAGATCAAAATATTATAGCTGTACTAAATGAACATATTAAGTCTACAAGAGCAATTCCATTAGATCCTGTACGATATGGAAAAGACATTCAAGAACAATATGCTTTTTTAACAGAAGTTACTCAACAAAAATTACTTGAAAATATTGAAAAAGATAATGTACAACAAAAAATGAAAAATAGAGAGAGTAGAGATATAAATATTACATCTATTTTAAAAATAAGAGAGAAAACATTTCAGGTAAGATGGATAGAAAAAAACTATACAGAAAATGGAAATATTTATTCTGAAAATAATATGACAGGAATATTTACTGTTGATTTTATTAATCCAAAAGAACTAAATGAGAATATTTTAATATTAAATCCAATGGGAATTGTTATTACAGATTTTAGTATTTCTAGGGAAAATTTTTAG
- a CDS encoding MobA/MobL family protein, translating to MAEYRLSYKRGKVGYAGSHAAYILRESKYKYKEDLIYKEHGNLPLFSGNNALDFWCAADEFEGVNRNAYREFELNIPNELNHQEAINLIKDFVTKEIGENFPYTFAIHESFNQETGEKNLHCHLMFSERKLDNVEREKERFFKKANTKNPSLGGAKKDRIWQSKKRLLQLRKSWEILQNASLEKNGFSERVDCRSLAERRKEALEQGDLNKAESLERKAINLSGKIIKKLKTVGYNKLSDKEKKQVDNFNQAKKLKKEKERKLNIRKGKIIPKEFEIIERLDEINKLDEGAIKKLTLNILTKGELNKNYYELRRVEKSLIANPTNEILLRKKSNLENKILELADTHILSYKYNRIVEQLKRDLVREKEMHLENLKNIYKKEYTVSKKEFDEEKTKNTAIKIREKYIKKNTLELMYKLEEFKLVSSNYKATQILTNYKIEGIIKSTLKYKEELKAKNTALINARLFSDESSIKVLENDIKELNLKIEKNNTQSNNIINELNKKHSIEELDKLTNLIDNNTSIERSVINEILQNRLEERNSLPTFERHKTLIMDNINLMADLERNKTLYNYFIEKNNPEKYSKSIFLTGVNIEIISNVIETKYNDLEKINSVDKNIIFNEIRTNEKNNISMLNDKEIKIKTAITNINELLSSDPVKENLTSIDLITINKVSKGKFSSNYKVIQSLENEKERLEKEYTSSNFLKKPFIMKEIKTKEKELSTYYEIERKIIQRYKNNKSFNQKKENIISSFKKSLSKLEKDLKVINNERSLAFKKLQIIKEMEDKKYIKERGIKLTPNSIRKLYNTNKFKELSFNLSEVLQPQEERGYNNLEIKLEREKERGISL from the coding sequence ATGGCTGAATATAGGTTGTCATATAAAAGAGGAAAAGTAGGATATGCAGGTAGTCATGCTGCATATATTTTGAGAGAAAGTAAATACAAATATAAAGAGGATTTAATATATAAAGAGCATGGAAATTTACCTCTATTTAGTGGTAATAATGCCCTTGATTTTTGGTGTGCAGCAGATGAATTTGAAGGAGTAAATAGAAATGCTTATAGAGAGTTTGAATTAAATATTCCTAATGAGTTAAATCATCAAGAAGCTATTAATCTTATCAAAGATTTCGTAACAAAAGAAATTGGAGAGAACTTCCCATATACATTTGCTATACATGAAAGTTTTAATCAAGAAACTGGAGAGAAAAATCTACATTGTCATTTAATGTTTTCTGAAAGAAAATTAGATAATGTAGAAAGAGAAAAAGAGAGATTTTTTAAAAAAGCTAATACTAAAAATCCTAGTTTAGGCGGTGCCAAAAAAGATAGAATATGGCAATCAAAAAAAAGATTATTGCAGCTTAGAAAATCTTGGGAAATTTTGCAAAATGCAAGCTTAGAAAAAAATGGTTTTTCTGAAAGGGTAGACTGTAGATCTTTAGCTGAAAGAAGAAAGGAAGCTCTTGAACAAGGAGATTTAAACAAAGCAGAAAGTTTAGAAAGAAAAGCTATTAATCTTTCAGGTAAAATTATAAAAAAATTAAAGACTGTAGGATATAATAAACTTTCTGATAAAGAGAAGAAACAAGTTGATAATTTCAACCAAGCTAAAAAATTAAAAAAAGAAAAAGAAAGAAAACTAAATATTAGAAAAGGAAAAATTATTCCTAAAGAATTTGAAATTATTGAGAGATTAGATGAAATAAATAAATTAGATGAGGGAGCAATTAAAAAACTTACTTTAAATATACTTACTAAAGGAGAACTTAATAAAAATTACTATGAATTAAGAAGAGTTGAAAAATCATTAATTGCTAATCCAACTAATGAAATTTTACTAAGAAAAAAATCAAATTTAGAAAATAAAATTTTAGAGTTAGCTGATACTCATATATTATCTTATAAATATAATAGAATTGTAGAACAATTAAAAAGAGATTTAGTTCGTGAAAAAGAAATGCACCTAGAAAATCTAAAAAATATTTATAAAAAAGAATATACAGTTAGTAAGAAAGAATTTGATGAGGAAAAAACTAAGAATACAGCTATTAAAATAAGAGAAAAATACATTAAGAAAAATACATTAGAATTAATGTATAAATTAGAAGAATTTAAACTTGTTTCTAGTAATTATAAAGCTACTCAAATCCTGACTAATTACAAGATTGAGGGTATTATTAAAAGTACTTTAAAATACAAAGAAGAATTAAAAGCTAAAAATACTGCCCTTATCAATGCTAGACTATTTTCTGATGAATCATCTATAAAAGTTTTAGAAAATGACATTAAAGAACTTAATTTAAAAATTGAAAAAAATAATACTCAATCTAATAATATCATCAATGAATTAAATAAAAAACATAGTATTGAAGAACTTGATAAACTTACTAATTTAATAGATAATAATACTTCAATAGAAAGATCTGTTATTAATGAAATTTTACAAAATAGATTAGAGGAAAGAAATTCACTTCCTACATTTGAACGTCATAAAACCTTAATTATGGATAATATTAATTTAATGGCGGATTTAGAAAGAAATAAAACATTATATAATTATTTTATAGAAAAAAATAATCCTGAAAAATATAGTAAGTCTATATTTTTAACTGGTGTAAATATAGAAATAATTTCTAATGTTATCGAAACTAAATATAACGATCTTGAAAAAATTAATAGTGTTGATAAAAATATTATTTTTAATGAAATAAGAACTAATGAGAAAAATAATATTTCTATGTTAAATGATAAAGAAATAAAAATAAAGACTGCCATTACAAATATAAATGAATTGTTATCTTCTGATCCAGTAAAAGAAAATCTTACTTCAATAGATTTAATTACTATAAATAAAGTAAGTAAAGGTAAGTTTTCATCAAATTACAAAGTTATTCAAAGTTTAGAAAATGAAAAAGAAAGATTAGAAAAAGAATATACCTCTTCTAATTTCTTGAAAAAACCATTTATTATGAAAGAGATTAAAACTAAAGAAAAAGAACTATCAACTTATTATGAAATAGAAAGAAAAATTATACAAAGATATAAAAATAATAAATCTTTTAATCAAAAAAAAGAAAATATTATTTCATCTTTTAAAAAATCCTTATCTAAATTAGAAAAAGATTTAAAAGTTATTAATAATGAAAGATCCTTAGCATTTAAGAAATTACAAATTATTAAGGAAATGGAAGATAAAAAATACATTAAAGAAAGAGGAATTAAATTAACTCCTAATTCTATTAGAAAATTATATAATACTAATAAATTTAAAGAACTATCATTTAATTTAAGTGAAGTTTTACAACCTCAAGAAGAAAGAGGATATAATAATCTTGAAATAAAATTAGAAAGAGAGAAAGAAAGGGGTATTTCATTATGA
- a CDS encoding TrbC/VirB2 family protein, whose protein sequence is MKKIIKKNLKIFLLLLAIIAISSSSFASATDLPWEGPLDKLLKSFTGPVARAVSIIAVVACGGMVAFGEAGSAMKRMLNIVFGISIVFAAVTWVPTFFGFTGSALF, encoded by the coding sequence ATGAAAAAAATTATTAAAAAAAATTTAAAAATTTTTCTATTATTATTAGCTATAATAGCTATATCTAGTAGTTCTTTTGCAAGTGCTACTGACTTGCCATGGGAAGGGCCATTAGATAAATTATTGAAGTCATTTACTGGGCCAGTTGCTAGAGCTGTATCGATTATAGCTGTAGTTGCTTGTGGTGGTATGGTGGCTTTTGGAGAAGCTGGATCAGCTATGAAAAGAATGTTAAATATAGTGTTTGGAATATCAATAGTTTTTGCAGCAGTTACATGGGTTCCAACTTTCTTTGGATTTACAGGATCAGCATTATTTTAA
- a CDS encoding TrbG/VirB9 family P-type conjugative transfer protein → MKKLILCTLFILAANSYSNEVIYEDFSFKEPVIQTGLKQAKQNVKTTFVYNENDMYRIYARAGFITTINLNPDEEVTYLAGGDTARWVIDVGMAGSSQGQHPILAIKPFFPGIKTNLIVSTNKRTYQFFLHSANEWYNPTVSFVYPHDQLMAKIKEQKLKEESTPINLDSLNYKYEWKKTKDRWCPQQVFDDGEKTFILMPEKVEQGELPILLIRDEQTGEGAIVRHRYNPNNRFFIVDRLFEQAILKLGKKEIVIKREGSFIKSKNDHYPVTR, encoded by the coding sequence ATGAAAAAATTAATATTATGTACATTATTTATATTAGCAGCAAACTCATATTCAAATGAGGTTATTTATGAAGATTTTTCTTTTAAAGAGCCAGTAATTCAAACTGGATTGAAACAAGCTAAACAAAATGTAAAAACTACTTTTGTCTATAATGAAAATGACATGTATAGAATATATGCAAGAGCCGGATTTATAACAACTATTAATCTAAATCCTGATGAAGAAGTAACATACTTAGCAGGAGGAGATACAGCAAGATGGGTAATAGATGTTGGAATGGCAGGAAGTTCACAAGGACAACACCCAATACTTGCTATTAAACCATTTTTTCCAGGAATAAAAACTAATTTAATTGTAAGCACTAATAAAAGAACTTATCAATTCTTTTTACATAGTGCTAATGAATGGTATAATCCGACAGTAAGTTTTGTATATCCTCATGATCAACTTATGGCAAAAATAAAAGAACAAAAATTAAAAGAAGAAAGTACACCAATTAATTTAGATTCATTAAATTATAAATATGAATGGAAAAAAACAAAAGATAGATGGTGTCCGCAACAAGTATTTGATGATGGAGAAAAAACATTCATTTTAATGCCTGAAAAAGTTGAACAAGGAGAATTACCAATATTATTAATTCGTGATGAACAAACTGGAGAGGGAGCTATCGTTAGACATAGATATAATCCTAACAATAGATTTTTTATTGTAGATAGATTATTTGAACAGGCTATATTAAAGTTAGGTAAAAAAGAAATTGTCATAAAAAGAGAGGGTAGCTTTATTAAATCTAAAAACGATCATTACCCAGTAACTAGATAG
- a CDS encoding TrbI/VirB10 family protein has product MGMFKKNQEKKQEENQGNNKPKIQGKFYNLKLIKIIITVVVLFIIYNIFKTDNKPKKVETINNEEKKDMTTKTNPYQTTYADIKDIKTNTTINQTTNSITNNNSTNTMTEEQKEKLRQLEEQANQAKKSPIAFQLYNRQDTQNNNTQNANNFPPDYDQNRQNSKKNFLFNEAQKALYSTSTIVESISPYELKTGDFFPAVVETAMNSDIYSKVIVARVSQNIYDTVTGKYLLIPQGTTLTGVYDSNITWGQDRLLVVWQQLRFPNGDMLSLDNMQGVDMIGQAGIPGKVNNHFTTLLKGVLLSSAMGAAAAITTSNDDDWRSDAGEAAGLSIIQIGDKYTAKALDRQPTIMIKAGDRFNVMVHSNLILKPYNK; this is encoded by the coding sequence ATGGGAATGTTTAAAAAAAATCAAGAGAAAAAACAAGAAGAAAATCAAGGAAATAATAAACCTAAAATTCAAGGGAAATTTTACAATTTAAAATTAATAAAAATAATTATAACTGTAGTTGTTTTATTCATAATTTATAATATTTTTAAAACTGATAATAAGCCTAAAAAAGTTGAAACTATCAATAATGAAGAAAAAAAAGATATGACAACAAAAACAAATCCATATCAGACAACATATGCAGATATAAAAGACATAAAGACTAATACTACTATTAATCAAACTACTAATTCTATTACTAATAATAATTCTACTAATACTATGACAGAAGAACAAAAAGAAAAGTTAAGACAGTTAGAAGAGCAAGCAAATCAAGCTAAAAAAAGTCCTATAGCTTTTCAACTATATAATAGACAAGATACTCAAAATAATAATACACAAAATGCAAATAATTTTCCACCTGATTACGATCAAAATAGACAAAACTCTAAAAAGAATTTTCTTTTTAACGAAGCACAAAAAGCTTTATATTCAACTTCTACAATTGTAGAAAGTATTTCTCCATATGAACTTAAAACTGGAGATTTTTTCCCGGCAGTTGTTGAAACCGCTATGAACTCTGATATATATTCAAAAGTTATTGTTGCTAGAGTAAGTCAAAATATATATGATACAGTAACAGGGAAATACCTTTTAATACCTCAAGGAACTACTTTAACAGGAGTATATGACAGTAATATAACTTGGGGTCAAGATAGACTATTAGTTGTATGGCAACAACTAAGATTTCCAAATGGCGACATGTTAAGTCTTGATAATATGCAAGGTGTCGACATGATAGGTCAAGCAGGAATACCGGGTAAAGTAAATAATCATTTTACAACTTTATTAAAAGGTGTATTACTATCATCAGCTATGGGAGCGGCAGCAGCTATAACAACATCAAATGATGATGATTGGAGATCTGACGCAGGAGAAGCAGCAGGACTTTCAATAATACAAATAGGAGATAAATATACTGCAAAAGCTTTAGATAGACAACCTACTATAATGATTAAAGCAGGGGATAGATTCAATGTTATGGTACATAGCAATTTAATTTTAAAACCATATAATAAGTAG